The following proteins come from a genomic window of Acidobacteriota bacterium:
- a CDS encoding response regulator, giving the protein MKKPVVKDQENAKWHVLVVDDEPSVLLTYRMILEQQGYRVTASISSKDAIAALERDAANLLICDLSLEQKHTGFEVIDFARQRHPEVPAILVTGYASRDVMDKAEQGGIAVLFKPIDINEFLSTISQKVRSKHESHQAKAQPD; this is encoded by the coding sequence ATGAAGAAGCCGGTGGTGAAAGATCAGGAGAACGCGAAGTGGCACGTGCTGGTCGTGGATGACGAGCCGTCCGTGCTGCTCACCTATCGCATGATCCTTGAGCAGCAGGGATACCGGGTCACCGCTTCGATCTCGTCGAAAGACGCGATCGCGGCGCTGGAACGGGACGCAGCGAACCTGCTGATCTGTGACCTGTCGCTGGAGCAGAAACACACCGGCTTCGAAGTGATCGACTTCGCCCGCCAGCGCCATCCCGAAGTCCCGGCGATCCTGGTGACCGGATATGCCAGCCGGGATGTGATGGACAAGGCGGAGCAGGGTGGCATCGCGGTATTGTTCAAGCCCATCGACATCAACGAGTTCCTCTCTACTATCTCGCAAAAGGTGAGGTCGAAGCATGAGTCCCACCAAGCCAAAGCGCAACCCGACTAG
- a CDS encoding ATP-binding protein translates to MRLTTVTQLPAQRRVAALRRRSALRLLDVERSEDIFPVLLEEVMALGFRRAVIAALDADTGELVPTESVNAGKQFIQQFQTTVYASENPIVGVLHNMQPAVLPQSNPKHSLYCHPLVYRNRTMCWEAERKHRTDCLALVNFSTPQPFQLRGQTCAVCDMRSYAGVVGVELNGAVSERDLGELRALIELANRYLSRLFKVEHYYNRMRDMDTTIAQMQTMMQSMSDPVILTDTHHRVITQNRAAEQFFKLPEETTEGLVRAVELNNLLFSAALSSMAMGGEDASRDLTLVDPIEGEELLFEAVTTPTFTRDSIRTGLVTVMRNVTDLRRADEELRLNFERLLAAEEVVRQDRDRLNLIVENVGDPIVVADSAGKVVLLDPLAQELFGRAKEGKIEPQVVKNLAKLDAYIMGFTFSFSDRENTPLRLWSPSTRGEVEYDARSGKIYDVRGQVAYTVSVLRDLTPLRKVEQLKVERRMLEIEKFAATGRLAGTIAHEVNNPMEAIKNAIYLLADGVKPEKQPVYDILKGETERVARIVRQMLGLYRTSEQAGSMDINSVIEDTLLLFTRQLQRNGVVALTDLAKLPLAVGSADQFRQILSNLVVNARDSMPDGGRLVIRTRHVPEADGIHGWITILIADTGSGISPDILPNIFEAFVSTKGEKGTGLGLWIVKGIIENHGGRIHVRSKLERGTVFKIDLPVVR, encoded by the coding sequence ATGCGTCTGACCACAGTCACCCAACTCCCCGCCCAGCGCCGCGTCGCGGCGCTACGCCGCCGTTCGGCGTTGCGCCTGCTCGACGTCGAGCGCTCGGAAGATATCTTCCCCGTCCTGCTGGAAGAGGTGATGGCACTCGGGTTTCGGCGCGCCGTGATCGCCGCGCTCGACGCGGATACGGGCGAGTTGGTCCCCACCGAATCGGTCAACGCCGGCAAGCAGTTCATCCAGCAGTTCCAGACCACGGTCTATGCCAGCGAGAATCCGATCGTGGGCGTGTTGCACAACATGCAGCCCGCGGTGCTGCCGCAGAGCAATCCCAAACATTCGCTGTATTGCCATCCGCTGGTCTACCGCAATCGCACCATGTGCTGGGAGGCGGAGCGGAAACATCGCACCGACTGTCTCGCGCTGGTGAACTTCAGCACGCCGCAGCCTTTCCAGTTGCGCGGGCAGACGTGCGCGGTGTGCGACATGCGCTCCTACGCCGGCGTGGTGGGCGTGGAGCTGAATGGTGCCGTATCGGAGCGCGACCTGGGCGAACTGCGCGCCCTCATCGAGCTGGCCAACCGCTACCTTTCGCGCTTGTTCAAGGTGGAGCACTACTACAACCGCATGCGCGACATGGATACCACCATTGCGCAGATGCAGACCATGATGCAGAGCATGTCCGACCCGGTGATCCTGACGGACACGCATCATCGCGTGATCACGCAGAACCGCGCCGCCGAGCAGTTCTTCAAGCTGCCGGAGGAGACCACCGAAGGCCTGGTGCGGGCGGTGGAACTCAACAATCTTCTGTTCTCCGCGGCGCTATCGTCCATGGCGATGGGCGGGGAAGACGCTTCCCGCGACCTCACGCTGGTGGATCCGATCGAAGGTGAAGAGCTGCTGTTCGAGGCGGTGACCACGCCCACCTTCACGCGTGACAGTATTCGCACCGGCCTGGTCACGGTGATGCGCAACGTGACCGACCTGCGGCGTGCCGACGAAGAATTGCGCCTCAACTTCGAGCGCCTGCTGGCGGCGGAAGAAGTGGTGCGCCAGGACCGCGACCGCCTGAACCTGATCGTCGAGAACGTGGGCGACCCCATCGTGGTGGCCGACTCGGCGGGCAAGGTCGTGCTGCTCGATCCCCTGGCGCAAGAGCTGTTTGGCCGCGCCAAGGAAGGCAAGATCGAGCCCCAGGTGGTGAAGAACCTGGCCAAGCTCGACGCCTACATCATGGGGTTCACCTTCTCATTCTCCGACCGCGAGAATACGCCGCTGCGGTTGTGGAGCCCGAGCACGCGCGGCGAGGTAGAGTACGACGCCCGCTCCGGCAAGATCTACGACGTCCGCGGACAGGTCGCCTACACCGTCAGCGTGCTGCGCGACCTCACACCGCTGCGCAAGGTGGAGCAACTGAAGGTGGAGCGGCGCATGCTCGAGATCGAGAAATTCGCCGCCACCGGCCGCCTCGCCGGCACCATCGCGCATGAAGTGAATAATCCGATGGAGGCGATCAAGAACGCCATCTACCTGCTGGCGGATGGCGTGAAGCCGGAGAAGCAGCCGGTCTACGACATCCTGAAAGGCGAGACGGAGCGCGTGGCGCGCATCGTTCGCCAGATGCTCGGCCTGTATCGCACCAGCGAGCAGGCCGGCTCCATGGACATCAACAGCGTGATCGAAGACACCCTGCTGCTGTTCACCCGCCAATTGCAGCGCAACGGCGTGGTCGCGCTCACCGACCTCGCCAAGCTGCCGCTCGCCGTCGGTTCCGCCGACCAGTTCCGCCAGATCCTTTCGAACCTGGTGGTCAACGCCCGGGACAGCATGCCCGATGGCGGCCGGCTCGTCATCCGCACGCGGCATGTACCGGAAGCGGACGGCATCCACGGATGGATCACCATCCTGATCGCCGATACCGGCAGCGGCATCAGCCCCGACATCCTGCCCAACATCTTCGAAGCCTTCGTGAGCACGAAGGGCGAGAAGGGTACCGGCCTCGGACTGTGGATCGTGAAAGGCATCATCGAGAACCACGGCGGCCGTATCCACGTGCGCAGCAAGCTGGAGAGGGGCACCGTGTTTAAGATCGATTTGCCCGTCGTTCGATGA